One Chloroherpetonaceae bacterium DNA segment encodes these proteins:
- a CDS encoding YkvA family protein: MFKKIWKFATGWEKATFFVLVLYAISPIDLFPEAFFGPFGFADDFGALLLFAKMVWNILQRAKKSELENASKSQDLSPLLNK, translated from the coding sequence ATGTTCAAAAAGATTTGGAAATTCGCCACCGGGTGGGAAAAAGCAACTTTTTTTGTGTTGGTATTGTATGCAATTTCTCCCATTGACCTCTTCCCTGAAGCCTTTTTTGGGCCATTCGGATTTGCAGATGATTTTGGTGCACTGTTGCTCTTCGCAAAAATGGTTTGGAATATTTTGCAACGAGCCAAAAAGTCTGAATTAGAAAATGCTTCGAAAAGTCAAGATCTTTCGCCACTATTGAATAAATAA
- a CDS encoding TonB family protein, whose translation MKNLILFLLFLGFEVTKAQEGKGRILGQLVDESESPVPAATIFISNEEHNYASITNSQGYFVFLSIPLGNYTLKALKRGMSNFIPKKISLNAAQTLRLDLALGDKSETVMLAELTQAKSKETSKPAAQKKPVQSEVKLASTAQSKKESSSVASEKEKKPVENSEPLEVAAAKVQELKRIEAEAEALENSISETVEKEAEIIGGIEAVMAKINYPETAINFKIQGKVVVKLNLDSKGMISSVTLLKTAHPLLNEEAVRVLTEEAKFSPAEQGGKPVASSIVVPLNFSIKKVTW comes from the coding sequence ATGAAAAATTTAATTTTATTCTTATTGTTTTTAGGGTTTGAAGTTACTAAAGCTCAGGAGGGAAAAGGGAGAATATTGGGACAATTGGTCGATGAATCAGAATCGCCCGTGCCTGCGGCTACGATTTTTATCTCCAATGAAGAACATAATTATGCCTCTATTACCAATTCGCAAGGGTATTTTGTTTTTTTATCGATTCCTTTAGGAAATTATACATTGAAGGCCCTCAAAAGAGGGATGAGCAATTTTATCCCAAAAAAAATTTCACTCAACGCTGCACAAACACTGAGACTAGATCTTGCTTTAGGTGATAAATCCGAAACGGTAATGTTAGCCGAACTGACACAAGCCAAGTCAAAAGAAACCTCAAAACCCGCCGCACAAAAGAAACCGGTACAATCTGAGGTTAAACTTGCGAGCACGGCTCAATCGAAGAAAGAATCGTCATCGGTGGCTTCAGAAAAAGAAAAGAAACCAGTTGAAAATTCAGAGCCTTTAGAGGTGGCCGCTGCCAAAGTCCAAGAATTGAAGCGCATTGAGGCTGAGGCTGAAGCATTGGAAAATTCTATTTCTGAAACCGTTGAAAAAGAAGCAGAGATTATTGGCGGAATCGAAGCCGTAATGGCAAAAATCAATTATCCTGAAACGGCCATCAACTTCAAAATCCAAGGGAAAGTGGTGGTCAAATTAAATTTGGATTCTAAAGGTATGATTAGCTCTGTCACCCTTCTGAAAACAGCACATCCGCTCTTGAACGAAGAAGCTGTTCGTGTACTCACCGAAGAAGCAAAGTTTAGTCCCGCAGAACAAGGCGGCAAACCCGTTGCTTCATCAATCGTTGTTCCTTTGAACTTCAGCATCAAAAAGGTGACTTGGTAA
- a CDS encoding DUF3224 domain-containing protein: MHTTGSITVHDWQEQTLLETSPENKITSVVYSYQFTGNLEGTGKVTSQMYYEFQDPKDGHKSRCLYHSFIHFSGKLDGKQGSFLIAEIGLYDEGKIMGDIAIVKDSGRGELKGIEGVGHYEQSERGFIMHLDYQLLEG; this comes from the coding sequence ATGCATACAACCGGCAGCATCACTGTTCACGATTGGCAAGAACAAACCTTGCTTGAAACCTCGCCCGAAAATAAAATTACCTCTGTGGTTTATTCCTATCAGTTCACCGGAAATTTGGAAGGAACCGGAAAAGTAACCTCACAAATGTATTACGAATTTCAAGACCCAAAGGATGGTCATAAATCAAGATGTCTTTATCATAGCTTTATTCATTTCAGTGGAAAATTGGATGGAAAGCAAGGAAGCTTTTTGATTGCAGAAATCGGATTGTATGATGAAGGAAAAATTATGGGTGATATTGCGATCGTGAAAGACTCCGGCCGGGGAGAACTAAAAGGTATTGAAGGCGTGGGGCATTATGAACAATCGGAACGAGGCTTTATTATGCACTTGGATTATCAACTGCTTGAAGGTTAG
- a CDS encoding TIGR04282 family arsenosugar biosynthesis glycosyltransferase: MSISINSKNRAAILIFFKEPIAGKVKTRLQPQLSAEQSAELAHLFLKETLLETKNALLTLERLGITTDVLVFGDSTPNTDFHFSLLDFLYPFRTLLLQQVKGGLGERMSHAFHHAFELGYREAAIFGTDSPDLPLQTRVQSILSLRKGEAEIAIGPTEDGGYYTLAMNRFHPSLFEGITYSSHSTFEETLAKAQSLKTTLTLLPMWYDIDAFEDLLRLKINVFSANAKSENLRLIREWFLKRSDDL; the protein is encoded by the coding sequence ATGAGCATTTCAATCAATTCCAAAAACCGTGCTGCGATTCTCATATTTTTTAAGGAACCGATTGCGGGTAAAGTGAAAACGCGCTTGCAGCCGCAGCTTTCAGCAGAGCAGTCCGCGGAACTGGCCCATCTATTTTTGAAAGAAACCTTACTTGAAACAAAGAACGCTTTACTTACCCTTGAACGATTGGGAATCACCACAGATGTCTTAGTTTTTGGAGATTCTACTCCCAATACGGATTTCCATTTTTCACTTCTTGATTTTCTTTATCCGTTCCGCACGCTCTTACTTCAACAAGTTAAAGGCGGGTTAGGAGAGCGAATGTCTCATGCGTTTCATCATGCATTTGAATTGGGTTATCGCGAGGCGGCCATCTTCGGGACAGATTCACCCGATTTACCACTTCAGACTCGCGTTCAATCGATCCTTTCACTTCGAAAGGGAGAGGCAGAAATCGCAATCGGGCCAACAGAAGATGGCGGGTATTACACCTTAGCAATGAACCGATTTCACCCTTCTCTCTTTGAAGGCATTACTTATAGCAGCCATTCAACTTTTGAGGAAACCCTTGCAAAAGCTCAAAGCTTAAAGACAACGTTGACACTCTTGCCGATGTGGTATGATATCGATGCATTTGAAGACCTTTTGCGTTTGAAAATCAATGTTTTTTCAGCCAATGCTAAAAGCGAAAACTTACGCTTGATTCGGGAGTGGTTTCTTAAACGCAGTGATGATTTGTAA
- a CDS encoding BLUF domain-containing protein, whose translation MQLYRLVYYSEAAEGLTVQDVREIAAKASVKNRANALTGGLLYCEGKFLQILEGGLHPVNKLFQRILLDLRHKNVNLIDFSKVHKRAFSGWEMSLVFFPTSNEFLPEYLRYSHETTFDPMNLDGDACIEFMQDLFHKRKLNQEKPREFKRTELTV comes from the coding sequence ATGCAACTCTACAGATTGGTCTATTACAGTGAAGCCGCCGAAGGACTTACCGTGCAGGATGTGCGCGAAATCGCCGCCAAGGCAAGTGTGAAAAACCGTGCGAATGCTCTCACGGGAGGTTTGCTGTATTGCGAAGGAAAATTCTTACAAATTCTTGAAGGTGGGCTTCACCCTGTCAATAAGCTTTTTCAACGCATCTTGCTTGATCTCCGCCATAAAAATGTCAATCTTATTGACTTCTCAAAAGTACATAAACGCGCCTTCAGCGGTTGGGAAATGTCGCTTGTTTTTTTTCCAACTTCAAATGAATTTCTTCCCGAATATCTTCGATACAGCCACGAAACGACCTTCGACCCAATGAATCTCGATGGCGATGCCTGCATTGAATTTATGCAAGACCTTTTTCATAAAAGGAAGCTGAACCAAGAAAAACCGCGCGAATTCAAACGCACTGAACTTACAGTTTGA
- a CDS encoding response regulator, with the protein MPASANIILIDDEPMILSSLERLFEDDYTVYPTTEPDELFRRLKSTEIKVIVSDQRMPKLLGNEVLAKAREISPATMRILLTGFADLDAVVSSINESEIFRYINKPWNAARLLETVKLATEIYDRIASPGALIPLQGEITERQNILVVSHDASQLETLRALFASQYEVITASTVSEVFTKLPVWNVSVVLFESLQDNHIDEVEFLTMLRTLYPDTSLVMYTHARDTQLAGRLINEGNIFRYVLKPVSNDVLQQIVFQSVLTHNFYRKAPKTNPRRIEEEIFISKTPPPITPNLGLAGILDRLRNRLDVKKNY; encoded by the coding sequence ATGCCAGCATCAGCCAATATTATTCTCATCGATGATGAGCCGATGATTTTAAGTTCTTTAGAACGCCTTTTCGAAGATGATTACACGGTTTACCCAACAACCGAACCTGATGAACTCTTTAGACGATTGAAATCAACCGAAATTAAGGTGATTGTCAGTGACCAACGGATGCCGAAATTGCTCGGGAACGAAGTGCTTGCAAAAGCTCGGGAAATCAGCCCAGCCACAATGCGAATTTTGCTTACCGGCTTTGCCGACCTTGATGCGGTTGTAAGCTCAATTAACGAAAGCGAAATTTTCCGATATATCAATAAACCTTGGAATGCAGCGCGGTTGCTTGAAACCGTGAAACTGGCAACAGAAATTTATGATCGAATTGCCTCCCCGGGAGCATTAATCCCGCTTCAAGGCGAAATTACTGAACGGCAAAACATCTTGGTGGTTAGTCACGATGCCTCCCAATTGGAAACACTTCGGGCATTGTTTGCCTCTCAATATGAAGTTATAACGGCCTCAACCGTGAGCGAAGTGTTTACAAAACTTCCGGTTTGGAATGTATCCGTCGTGCTTTTTGAATCGCTTCAAGACAATCATATTGATGAAGTTGAATTCTTAACAATGCTTCGCACGCTTTACCCCGATACCTCTTTGGTAATGTACACCCACGCTCGTGATACGCAGCTTGCTGGGCGGCTTATCAATGAAGGAAATATCTTCCGCTATGTGTTGAAACCAGTTTCAAATGATGTTTTACAGCAGATTGTTTTTCAATCTGTTTTGACCCATAATTTTTACCGTAAGGCTCCTAAAACAAATCCACGCCGAATTGAAGAGGAAATATTTATTTCTAAAACGCCTCCGCCAATTACACCCAATCTTGGTCTTGCCGGTATTTTAGATCGATTGAGAAATCGGCTGGATGTCAAAAAGAATTATTAA
- a CDS encoding choice-of-anchor I family protein, translated as MKQRLQNVFVALFLVTAICSGTIAKAQSRKALTYIGSFGTGVYRDADPRSSEIPAYDPINRHIFVVNPYGTNGTDPSVDVLQLPVSAGAPTFVTKIAITNGAPNSVAVNGNLLAIAIDATAKTDSGRVDFYTLASGQNPVFAASFKTGALPDMVTFSNDGAYVLTANEGEPNNYNAGNIDPEGSVTIVLLNRSNVPASTVSHVRFTDFNFGGSRRAELTDTTNTGVRIFGPRATVAQDLEPEYISVQGDTAFVSCQENNAMVLVRISTAQVISIRPLGVKNHNVQGAGLDASDRDSANVAAIRILPQPLFGIYQPDGIASYRVAGETYVITANEGDARDYTGFSEESRLGSSRTLDTTVFGGAANAATVRSNAVLGRLTITTALADTNSSGQFRAIYSFGARSFSIFRVNANSLTRVYDSGDQFEQITASLYPRNFNASNTSNALDNRSDDKGPEPESVTLATIGDSVYAFIGLERMGGVMVYNVTNPNAPGFVQYLNNRNLSVSPGGAAVVSGPTTNRAVLTSFSGDLGPEGILFVPQAQSPYGYPLVIVANEISGTTTVYAFKDETSLSSPREVAVPREFALSQNYPNPFNPSTRIAYQLPSAASVQLEVFDVLGRKVATLVNSRQDAGRYEVPFNASQLSTGVYFYRIQAGSFNQTMKMLLVK; from the coding sequence ATGAAACAGAGATTACAAAATGTATTTGTAGCATTGTTTCTTGTAACAGCAATCTGTTCGGGAACAATCGCCAAAGCGCAAAGTCGAAAAGCGTTGACCTACATTGGTTCTTTTGGCACTGGGGTTTATCGAGATGCTGACCCTCGATCATCAGAAATTCCCGCTTATGATCCTATCAATCGCCACATCTTTGTCGTCAATCCTTATGGTACCAATGGCACTGACCCAAGCGTCGATGTGCTTCAACTTCCGGTTTCTGCGGGTGCGCCGACTTTTGTAACGAAAATTGCCATCACCAACGGAGCGCCAAATAGCGTTGCCGTAAACGGGAACCTCCTTGCAATCGCAATTGATGCTACCGCCAAAACCGACAGCGGCCGGGTCGATTTCTATACGCTTGCTTCCGGCCAAAATCCGGTGTTTGCCGCGTCGTTCAAAACCGGAGCACTGCCCGATATGGTCACATTTTCAAACGATGGGGCTTATGTTCTCACGGCAAACGAAGGAGAACCGAACAACTACAACGCCGGAAATATTGATCCTGAGGGTTCTGTGACAATTGTTCTGCTTAACCGAAGCAATGTTCCTGCAAGCACAGTGTCTCACGTGCGTTTTACTGATTTCAACTTTGGTGGAAGTCGCCGCGCTGAACTCACCGATACCACCAACACCGGCGTGCGTATTTTTGGTCCTCGAGCAACCGTAGCGCAAGATTTAGAGCCGGAGTACATTTCCGTTCAAGGCGATACCGCGTTTGTCTCTTGCCAAGAAAATAACGCAATGGTATTAGTTCGTATCAGCACCGCGCAAGTGATTTCCATCCGCCCGCTCGGTGTAAAAAATCATAATGTTCAAGGTGCCGGACTTGATGCGAGCGATCGTGATAGCGCCAATGTCGCTGCTATCCGTATTCTTCCTCAACCGCTATTTGGAATCTATCAACCGGATGGTATTGCTTCCTATCGTGTTGCCGGCGAAACTTATGTCATTACAGCCAATGAAGGCGACGCACGCGACTATACAGGGTTTTCCGAAGAATCAAGACTTGGTTCTTCACGCACACTCGACACCACTGTTTTCGGAGGTGCAGCCAATGCGGCAACCGTTCGTTCCAATGCTGTTTTAGGCCGTTTAACAATTACAACCGCTTTAGCCGATACCAATTCATCAGGTCAATTTCGAGCGATTTATTCCTTTGGCGCACGCTCATTCAGCATCTTCCGCGTTAATGCCAATTCGCTCACTCGAGTTTATGACAGCGGAGATCAGTTTGAACAAATTACCGCGTCACTCTATCCACGTAACTTTAATGCCAGTAATACAAGCAATGCATTAGATAACCGTAGCGACGACAAAGGTCCGGAACCTGAATCAGTCACACTTGCAACCATTGGCGATAGCGTCTATGCCTTTATCGGGCTTGAGCGAATGGGCGGAGTAATGGTCTATAATGTGACCAATCCAAACGCACCCGGTTTTGTGCAATATTTGAATAACCGTAATCTCAGTGTTTCTCCCGGTGGAGCTGCAGTAGTTTCTGGGCCAACAACAAACCGTGCTGTGTTAACTTCCTTCTCAGGAGATTTAGGACCGGAAGGCATCTTGTTTGTACCGCAAGCACAAAGCCCTTATGGCTATCCGCTTGTGATTGTTGCTAATGAAATCAGCGGAACAACAACTGTCTATGCCTTTAAGGATGAAACCTCACTTTCTTCGCCGCGAGAAGTCGCTGTGCCAAGAGAATTTGCGCTTTCGCAAAACTATCCGAATCCGTTTAACCCAAGCACCCGCATTGCATATCAATTGCCAAGCGCAGCTTCGGTTCAATTGGAAGTCTTTGATGTTTTGGGAAGAAAAGTCGCAACACTTGTGAACAGCCGCCAAGACGCCGGCCGTTACGAAGTGCCTTTCAATGCATCGCAACTTTCTACAGGGGTGTACTTTTACAGAATACAAGCAGGCAGTTTCAACCAAACAATGAAGATGCTTTTGGTGAAATAA
- a CDS encoding alpha-ketoglutarate-dependent dioxygenase AlkB, translated as MVSLFPLLSSIQILPYDGETIYFGKVFDELKATALYNELLLSVAWEHDVVKMMGRLITTKRKVAWMADGDFTYAYSHTEKKALPWQPRVAEIKSFCESISGATFNSCLLNLYHSGDEGVTWHSDNEATLLPKGAIASVSLGAERKFRFKHKRTKEQIEITLEHGSLLLMRGETQRAWLHELPKSAKVKTPRVNLTFRTYIGRQP; from the coding sequence ATGGTATCGCTATTCCCTTTGCTCTCGTCAATTCAAATTCTTCCCTATGATGGAGAGACGATTTACTTTGGAAAAGTATTCGATGAGTTAAAAGCCACAGCGCTATATAACGAATTGCTTCTTAGCGTTGCGTGGGAACACGACGTGGTAAAGATGATGGGAAGATTAATAACCACCAAACGAAAAGTCGCGTGGATGGCAGATGGCGATTTCACTTACGCATATTCTCACACAGAAAAAAAAGCATTGCCTTGGCAGCCAAGAGTTGCAGAAATAAAGTCATTTTGCGAATCTATTTCCGGTGCAACGTTTAATTCGTGCCTCTTAAACCTTTATCATTCAGGTGATGAAGGAGTGACTTGGCACAGCGATAACGAAGCAACACTTCTGCCAAAAGGGGCTATTGCATCGGTTTCGCTTGGTGCAGAACGTAAATTCAGGTTTAAGCATAAGCGAACCAAAGAACAGATAGAAATCACGCTTGAACACGGGAGTTTGCTTCTAATGCGCGGCGAGACCCAAAGGGCTTGGTTGCATGAGCTGCCGAAATCGGCAAAGGTTAAAACACCGCGTGTCAACCTCACATTTCGAACCTATATTGGTCGTCAGCCGTGA
- a CDS encoding M48 family metallopeptidase, whose amino-acid sequence MNRLIRDIAIFLILFFGMWKALAFLDWRAFLKVKEVNESSETHLGELIRKSIRNTEEVITEPVVTKPVMKLISRLTEKNGLDTVKIQVIVVRSSKINAFALPGGFIVVNSRLLKEVQSEAELAGVLAHEMAHIAKRHVMKKLMKELGLAFLLSAASGNNSATEQLGAIAKTLSSSAYDRELETEADETAVTFLENAGINPQGLAEFLYKLKDEDEASLQALSWFSTHPELEERAKHILSLSSEKSDTLSPILTSEEWEKMRAYKLSY is encoded by the coding sequence ATGAATCGGTTGATTAGAGACATTGCCATTTTTCTCATTCTTTTTTTTGGGATGTGGAAAGCGCTTGCATTTCTCGATTGGCGCGCATTTCTGAAAGTCAAAGAAGTCAACGAATCTTCTGAAACCCACTTAGGAGAATTGATTCGCAAATCCATTCGAAATACCGAGGAAGTAATTACCGAGCCGGTTGTAACAAAGCCGGTGATGAAGTTGATATCTCGCTTAACCGAAAAAAATGGACTCGATACAGTAAAAATTCAAGTCATTGTTGTGCGCTCTTCAAAAATCAATGCCTTTGCACTGCCGGGCGGGTTTATTGTGGTCAATAGTCGTTTACTGAAAGAAGTTCAATCAGAAGCGGAACTCGCCGGTGTTTTAGCGCATGAAATGGCACATATCGCCAAGCGGCATGTGATGAAAAAATTGATGAAAGAATTAGGATTAGCCTTTTTACTCTCCGCTGCAAGCGGCAACAATTCTGCAACCGAACAATTGGGTGCAATCGCCAAAACCCTTTCCTCATCGGCGTATGACCGTGAATTGGAAACAGAAGCCGATGAAACGGCAGTAACCTTTTTGGAAAATGCCGGAATTAACCCACAAGGCTTGGCCGAGTTTCTTTATAAACTTAAAGATGAAGACGAGGCGTCTTTGCAAGCCTTATCTTGGTTTAGCACTCACCCCGAATTGGAAGAAAGAGCAAAACATATCCTCAGTCTTTCGTCTGAAAAAAGTGATACCCTAAGCCCAATTCTCACTTCAGAGGAATGGGAAAAAATGCGAGCCTACAAATTGAGCTACTAA
- a CDS encoding AraC family transcriptional regulator, producing the protein MKENHHFLQIEKAIHFLVEEAHRKPSLDETAAHLGLSPFHFQRLFQAWAGVSPKKFQQYLSYRRAKAILQTESTSLFDVSFNAGLSGTARLHDLFVNITAMTPAEFRSGGKGLCIHYEIAQTPFGLVGLAATDRGLCRASFVNQHKEFLELISNEFPNATLISSPLKEKEAFLKCFSLPDQTKYKPQVCQSSTCISKEPHSN; encoded by the coding sequence ATGAAAGAGAATCATCATTTTCTTCAAATTGAAAAGGCCATTCATTTCCTCGTTGAGGAAGCGCACCGAAAGCCTTCGCTTGACGAAACCGCGGCGCATCTTGGCTTAAGCCCATTTCATTTCCAACGGTTGTTTCAAGCGTGGGCGGGTGTGAGCCCAAAAAAGTTTCAACAGTATCTCTCTTACAGACGCGCAAAAGCGATACTTCAAACCGAATCCACCTCGCTCTTTGATGTTTCTTTCAATGCCGGACTTTCAGGAACGGCTCGCCTTCACGATTTATTTGTGAACATCACTGCAATGACCCCGGCGGAATTTCGAAGCGGCGGCAAAGGGCTTTGTATTCATTATGAAATTGCTCAAACGCCTTTTGGTCTTGTAGGGCTTGCTGCAACCGACCGCGGTTTATGCCGAGCGTCTTTTGTAAACCAGCACAAAGAATTTCTTGAATTGATATCCAACGAATTTCCAAATGCAACACTGATTTCTTCCCCTCTCAAGGAAAAGGAAGCGTTTCTAAAATGTTTCTCTTTACCCGATCAAACAAAATACAAGCCACAAGTCTGCCAAAGCTCGACTTGCATCTCAAAGGAACCCCATTCCAATTAA
- a CDS encoding MFS transporter encodes MKDSLPEQDSGSIKITPSQKAPRSEWLLLLTLSAIQFTNVLDFVIMMPLGPQLMRVFDISASGFGLIVASYTFSAGISGFIASFFIDRFERRKALLFLYAGFSIGTLLCGLAPTAYLLAMARVVAGFFGGVMGAQALSIIADCIPENRRGAAMGTLMSSFAVASIAGVPAGLYLANHFGWQMVFLTLTLLSVIVWGLAYRSLPKVDRHLASLPKEFNLRHQIQGVREMIQVKTHQQALVMMIMLMIAGFTVIPYISPYFVANVGLTEADLPLIYFFGGAATIFSSRIVGVLADKFGKRKVFTVMAILSIGPLIGITSVPPIPLAAALIVTTLFMVTMNGRFVPATAMVTTVIEPKYRGSFMSFNSSAQQLAAGIGSFGAGLIIGKNSAGQVTLYWLVGLIAVSATLACIYLAHQLPTPESGVLLSSNETSFENVEDSPMVKEP; translated from the coding sequence ATGAAAGATAGTTTACCCGAGCAGGATTCGGGATCGATAAAAATCACACCGTCTCAAAAAGCACCGCGAAGTGAATGGCTCCTGCTTTTAACCCTATCTGCAATCCAATTTACCAATGTGTTGGATTTTGTGATTATGATGCCCTTAGGCCCACAGTTAATGAGGGTTTTTGACATTTCTGCTTCAGGCTTCGGGTTGATTGTTGCCTCATACACTTTTAGCGCAGGCATCTCCGGATTTATTGCCTCTTTTTTTATTGACCGTTTCGAACGGCGCAAGGCACTTCTTTTTTTATACGCAGGGTTTTCAATTGGAACACTTTTATGCGGCTTGGCTCCGACAGCCTATTTGCTCGCGATGGCGCGAGTTGTAGCCGGCTTTTTCGGCGGCGTAATGGGTGCACAGGCACTTTCGATAATCGCCGATTGCATTCCTGAAAATCGGCGCGGCGCGGCAATGGGCACCTTGATGTCGTCATTTGCAGTCGCTTCAATTGCCGGTGTGCCTGCAGGACTTTATTTAGCCAATCACTTCGGGTGGCAAATGGTTTTTCTTACGCTCACATTGCTTTCGGTGATTGTCTGGGGCTTGGCTTATCGCTCGCTGCCTAAGGTTGACCGTCATTTAGCGAGTCTTCCAAAAGAATTCAATTTGCGTCATCAAATTCAAGGCGTACGAGAAATGATCCAAGTCAAAACCCATCAACAAGCCTTGGTGATGATGATTATGCTGATGATTGCGGGCTTCACCGTTATTCCTTATATCAGCCCGTATTTTGTTGCAAATGTTGGCCTTACCGAAGCTGATCTCCCTTTGATTTACTTTTTTGGCGGCGCGGCGACAATATTTTCTTCACGCATTGTGGGTGTTTTGGCAGATAAATTCGGCAAGCGAAAAGTCTTTACTGTAATGGCCATTCTCTCGATTGGGCCGCTGATTGGAATTACTTCTGTTCCACCAATCCCACTGGCAGCTGCGCTGATTGTCACAACGCTTTTTATGGTGACAATGAACGGGCGGTTTGTTCCCGCAACGGCAATGGTGACAACGGTTATCGAACCCAAGTATCGCGGCAGTTTTATGAGCTTTAATTCCTCGGCGCAGCAATTGGCAGCGGGAATCGGCTCATTTGGTGCCGGGTTGATTATCGGGAAAAATTCAGCCGGGCAGGTGACACTGTATTGGCTGGTAGGGCTCATCGCCGTCTCTGCAACACTTGCGTGCATCTATTTGGCGCATCAATTGCCTACGCCCGAAAGCGGCGTGCTGCTAAGCAGCAACGAAACCTCCTTTGAGAATGTTGAGGATTCCCCTATGGTCAAAGAGCCTTAA
- a CDS encoding MGMT family protein, producing MHLKGTPFQLKVWELLLSVPFGSLTSYGKIAEQIGDKKAARAIGTAVGDNPIAYFIPCHRVIQSTGIFGEYHWGKTRKAAMIAREASILNTGE from the coding sequence TTGCATCTCAAAGGAACCCCATTCCAATTAAAGGTTTGGGAACTGCTGCTTTCAGTTCCCTTTGGGTCGTTAACTTCGTATGGCAAAATCGCGGAACAAATTGGAGATAAAAAAGCGGCAAGAGCCATCGGGACAGCTGTTGGAGACAACCCTATTGCCTATTTCATTCCGTGTCACCGCGTAATTCAATCTACCGGAATTTTTGGTGAGTATCATTGGGGAAAAACTCGCAAAGCAGCAATGATCGCCCGAGAAGCTTCCATCCTAAATACAGGGGAGTAA
- a CDS encoding L,D-transpeptidase family protein: protein MTRVALPFIYIIFLLTTLLQFSTVFIASPLTEIAQDDSFLSQQLKFERVRDAEKEKGQLLADLLQKNRLRKDSIEIMMVHIKEEEILEVYAKPPAVPQYQILKTYKVCARSGELGPKNQEGDEQVPEGRYHIAHFNPKSNFHLSLGLNYPNKEDRKRSKAQKLGGDIYIHGDCVTIGCLPMTDDLIKEIYLLAVYAKSSGQKEIPVYLFPFRMTTEKMQRVEQEYAQKSDLLVFWRALQHRYNEAVSLVEKSK from the coding sequence ATGACACGAGTAGCCTTGCCTTTCATTTACATTATTTTTCTTCTTACAACGTTGCTTCAATTTTCAACCGTATTCATCGCTTCTCCATTGACTGAAATCGCTCAAGACGATAGTTTCCTTTCGCAACAGCTCAAGTTTGAGCGCGTTCGAGATGCTGAAAAGGAAAAAGGACAACTCTTGGCCGATCTTCTCCAAAAAAATAGACTTCGAAAGGATTCTATCGAAATCATGATGGTGCACATTAAAGAAGAAGAGATTCTCGAAGTCTATGCGAAACCGCCCGCCGTGCCTCAGTACCAAATCTTGAAAACCTACAAAGTTTGCGCTCGTTCAGGTGAACTTGGGCCGAAAAATCAAGAAGGTGATGAACAAGTGCCTGAAGGCCGTTATCACATTGCACACTTCAACCCCAAGAGCAACTTTCATCTTTCGCTCGGGCTCAATTACCCCAATAAGGAAGATCGCAAGCGTAGCAAAGCCCAAAAGCTCGGCGGCGATATCTACATCCACGGCGACTGTGTGACCATCGGCTGCTTGCCAATGACCGATGACCTCATCAAAGAAATTTATCTCCTTGCCGTGTATGCCAAATCAAGCGGGCAAAAAGAAATCCCCGTTTATCTTTTTCCGTTTCGAATGACAACTGAGAAGATGCAGCGGGTGGAGCAAGAATATGCACAAAAAAGTGATTTGCTTGTATTCTGGAGAGCATTGCAACACAGGTATAACGAAGCCGTATCGTTGGTAGAAAAAAGCAAATGA